One genomic window of Arvicola amphibius chromosome 4, mArvAmp1.2, whole genome shotgun sequence includes the following:
- the LOC119812561 gene encoding olfactory receptor 1496-like encodes MTGNNQTVISQFLLLGLPIPPEHQHLFYTLFLAMYLTTVLGNLIIIILILLDSHLHTPMYLFLSNLSFSDLCLSSVTMPKLLQNMQTQDLSITYEVCLIQMYFFMIFADMESFLLVVMSYDRYVAICFPLHYTSIMSPKLCVCLLLSLWLLTTLHGLMHTILMVRLSFCENNEIIHFFCEISAILKLACSDTYINELMIFIMSCLIGIIPFLLIVMSYAKIVFSILKVPSTQGIHKLFSTCGSHLSVVSLFYGTAIGFYLSPSTNNSTVKEIIMVIMYTVVTPMLNPFIYTLRNRDIKEALIQVFCNKKNSLQW; translated from the coding sequence ATGACTGGAAACAACCAAACTGtcatctcccagttcctcctcctggGCCTGCCCATCCCCCCAGAGCACCAGCACCTGTTCTATACCCTGTTCCTGGCCATGTACCTCACCACCGTCCTGGGgaacctcatcatcatcatcctcattctACTGGACTCCCATctgcacactcccatgtacttGTTTCTCAGCAACttgtccttctctgacctctgcctctcctctgtcACAATGCCCAAATTGCTGCAGAACATGCAGACCCAGGACCTATCCATCACCTATGAGGTTTGCCTGATACAAATGTACTTTTTCATGATTTTTGCAGACATGGAGAGTTTTCTTCTTGTGGTCAtgtcctatgaccgctatgtggccatctgcttcCCCCTCCATTACACCAGTATCATGAGTCCAAAACTCTGTGTTTGTCTATTGCTGTCACTGTGGTTACTGACCACATTACATGGCTTGATGCACACCATACTCATGGTGAGATTGTCTTTCTGTGAAAACAATGAAATTATCCATTTTTTCTGTGAAATATCGGCTATCCTGAAGCTAGCATGCTCAGACACTTACATTAATGAGTTAATGATATTCATCATGAGTTGTCTCATTGGTATTATACCATTCCTACTTATTGTTATGTCCTATGCAAAGATTGTCTTTTCCATTCTCAAGGTTCCATCTACCCAAGGTATACACAAGCTCTTCTCTACCTGTGGTTCCCACTTATCTGTGGTGTCTCTGTTTTATGGAACAGCTATTGGTTTCTACTTAAGTCCATCAACTAATAACTCTACTGTGAAAGAGATTATAATggttattatgtacacagtggtGACTCCTATGCTGAACCCCTTTATCTATACCCTAAGGAACAGAGACATCAAGGAGGCCCTGATACAAGTTTTCTGCAATAAGAAAAACTCTTTGCAATGGTAG